One window from the genome of Salvia splendens isolate huo1 chromosome 9, SspV2, whole genome shotgun sequence encodes:
- the LOC121749046 gene encoding plasmodesmata-located protein 6-like, whose translation MMRCGEHLWILCALFISLFPDLSTCSWESMIYVGCTQVKYNPGSPYESSLNSVLASLVNSASLSNYNTFKIPTDDNNDAVSGLYQCRGDLSSSDCHSCVANAISRIGGYCMGTCGGALQLDGCFIKYDNASFVGALDKTVVSRKCGPPSGAGNERDAVLAYLGGGGGGQYFRVGGSGRVQGVVQCEQDLSSGQCDECLSEAIQRLRTECATSPWGDVFLAKCYARYSVSQTQAAATGYARPSSESERDDNDETEKTLALFIGLIAGVTMLIVFISFLGKSLQRKDGM comes from the exons ATGATGCGCTGTGGAGAACATCTATGGATCCTCTGCGCTCTGTTCATCTCCCTATTCCCAGACCTGTCAACCTGCTCATGGGAGTCCATGATATACGTGGGATGCACTCAGGTGAAGTACAACCCGGGCAGCCCCTACGAGTCAAGCCTCAACTCAGTGCTCGCCTCGCTCGTCAACTCAGCCTCCCTCTCCAACTACAACACCTTCAAGATCCCGACCGACGACAACAACGACGCCGTGTCGGGTCTCTACCAGTGCCGCGGCGACCTCAGCAGCTCCGACTGCCACAGCTGCGTGGCGAACGCGATCTCGAGGATAGGCGGCTACTGTATGGGGACATGCGGCGGCGCGCTGCAGCTGGACGGCTGCTTCATCAAGTACGACAACGCGTCGTTCGTGGGTGCGCTCGACAAGACTGTGGTGTCGCGTAAGTGTGGCCCGCCTAGTGGCGCTGGGAATGAGAGGGATGCCGTGCTGGCGTATCTGGGAGGAGGCGGCGGGGGGCAGTATTTTCGGGTGGGGGGGTCGGGGAGGGTGCAGGGTGTGGTGCAGTGTGAGCAGGATTTGAGTAGCGGGCAGTGCGATGAGTGCTTGTCTGAGGCCATCCAACGGCTGAGGACGGAGTGCGCGACGTCTCCTTGGGGTGATGTGTTCTTGGCTAAGTGTTACGCTCGCTACTCTGTTTCTCAGACTCAGGCGGCGGCCACTGGCTATGCGAGGCCTAGTTCTGAAAGCG AGCGTGATGATAATGATGAGACGGAGAAAACACTTGCTCTCTTTATAGGACTTATAGCCGGAGTTACAATGCTCATTGTTTTCATCTCATTCTTGGGTAAAAGTTTACAGAGAAAAG ATGGTATGTAA